In Bacteriovorax sp. Seq25_V, a single genomic region encodes these proteins:
- a CDS encoding aminodeoxychorismate/anthranilate synthase component II, whose amino-acid sequence MKILFVSFEDSFERNIISYLSKFSEVQVSHFKDVMQFVGIPFNAVVFGPGPGHVEEYLVAVDFIEVLYKKKVPLIGICLGHQLILHTLFNGAVVKSDTPAHGKRVKLIDQYGSLVQRYNSWTVKLNESDDSSLVYDENGELAIYVSSRVLTMQFHPESVGTNCPNQYFQKIHSFIVHNDNDEIESKWTLQS is encoded by the coding sequence ATGAAAATTTTGTTTGTAAGTTTTGAAGATAGCTTTGAAAGAAATATTATTTCTTACCTTTCAAAATTTTCTGAAGTACAGGTTTCCCACTTCAAAGACGTTATGCAATTTGTGGGGATACCTTTTAATGCCGTCGTGTTTGGGCCAGGCCCAGGTCATGTCGAAGAATATTTAGTTGCAGTAGATTTTATAGAAGTACTTTATAAAAAAAAGGTTCCACTTATTGGCATTTGCCTTGGGCATCAATTAATCTTGCATACCTTATTTAACGGTGCGGTCGTTAAATCTGATACTCCGGCACATGGAAAGAGGGTGAAGCTCATTGACCAGTACGGTTCATTGGTTCAGCGTTATAACTCTTGGACCGTGAAGCTTAATGAGTCAGACGATTCTTCTCTGGTATATGATGAGAACGGAGAATTGGCCATTTATGTATCCTCAAGAGTGTTGACGATGCAATTTCATCCTGAATCAGTCGGTACAAATTGCCCAAATCAATATTTTCAAAAAATTCATTCTTTTATAGTGCATAATGATAATGATGAAATTGAAAGTAAGTGGACTCTACAATCATAG
- the surE gene encoding 5'/3'-nucleotidase SurE, with product MKILISNDDGVHAQGINILFKTLREIADVTIVAPSMERSATGQTLTLDQPLRIDKLEEGIYQTSGFPADCTLMGINHILNERPDLVISGINHGANLGQDIYYSGTVAAARQAVFQGIPAIAVSTVIDSRADQLHLQTAANFVRKLVEHGSYKWVGKDEMININVPNLSESDIAGVELTKLGKRIYSEEIEHRLDSRGKEYFWIGGKLLGNSGGPGTDGHAIENSKISINILNLFAQVSDISNKWSEIVG from the coding sequence ATGAAAATTCTTATAAGTAATGATGATGGGGTTCATGCCCAAGGTATAAATATTCTCTTCAAAACTTTACGTGAGATCGCTGATGTAACAATTGTTGCTCCAAGCATGGAAAGAAGTGCAACAGGACAAACGTTGACTCTAGATCAGCCTCTTCGTATCGATAAGCTAGAAGAGGGAATTTATCAAACCTCTGGTTTTCCAGCTGACTGTACTCTTATGGGAATCAATCACATATTAAATGAGCGCCCAGATCTCGTAATTTCGGGTATCAATCACGGTGCAAATCTAGGACAAGATATTTACTATTCTGGAACAGTCGCAGCTGCGAGACAGGCCGTTTTTCAAGGAATCCCTGCCATTGCGGTAAGCACAGTTATTGATTCTCGAGCGGATCAACTTCATCTGCAGACCGCTGCAAACTTTGTAAGAAAGCTTGTTGAGCACGGCTCATACAAATGGGTTGGCAAAGATGAGATGATTAACATAAATGTTCCAAATTTATCAGAAAGCGATATCGCAGGAGTTGAACTTACGAAGCTCGGTAAGCGCATTTATAGTGAGGAAATAGAACACCGTTTAGATAGTCGTGGAAAAGAGTACTTCTGGATAGGTGGAAAACTTCTTGGCAACTCTGGTGGCCCTGGAACAGATGGCCATGCTATTGAAAACAGTAAGATTTCAATCAATATATTAAACCTTTTTGCTCAAGTATCCGATATTTCAAATAAGTGGAGTGAGATAGTCGGATAA
- a CDS encoding M23 family metallopeptidase, whose product MKYLNNLVLIPILILSLFGCGTMNSGKYITLKESTTADKLSELFHVPSWKIKEFNQGKKFKAGESLFIPMRGGIITNNSRSRSIASVDYSKMRASSRFLWPVPSSGTISSTFGHRWGRNHEGIDIAARKGAYILAADSGVVVYSGKELGGYGNITVVSHKDGFFTVYAHASKNYTSKGDKVHRGQVIAAVGSTGRSTGNHLHFEIRRDSKAFDPEKFFKL is encoded by the coding sequence ATGAAATATTTAAACAACTTAGTTCTTATTCCTATACTTATCTTGAGCCTTTTTGGTTGTGGCACAATGAATAGTGGAAAGTACATAACACTTAAAGAAAGTACAACTGCTGATAAGTTATCTGAACTATTTCACGTGCCTTCTTGGAAAATTAAAGAGTTTAATCAAGGTAAGAAATTTAAGGCCGGTGAATCTTTATTTATTCCAATGCGTGGTGGAATTATCACAAATAATTCTCGTTCACGTTCTATTGCTAGTGTTGATTATTCAAAAATGAGAGCGTCTTCTCGTTTTCTTTGGCCTGTTCCTTCCAGTGGAACTATCTCATCGACCTTTGGGCATCGTTGGGGAAGAAATCACGAAGGGATAGATATTGCTGCCAGAAAGGGAGCTTATATTCTAGCTGCAGATAGCGGGGTAGTGGTTTATTCGGGTAAAGAACTTGGCGGTTACGGAAATATTACAGTTGTTTCACATAAAGATGGATTCTTTACCGTATATGCACATGCGTCTAAAAACTATACTTCCAAGGGTGATAAGGTTCATCGCGGGCAGGTTATCGCAGCCGTTGGAAGTACAGGAAGGTCAACTGGAAATCATCTTCATTTTGAAATTAGAAGAGATTCAAAAGCTTTTGATCCAGAAAAGTTTTTTAAACTTTAG